The window GCAGCGCCGACATGATGCACCGCAACCTCGACCGCCGCATCGAGGCACTGGTCAGGGTCGCCGACCCGGCCCACCGCGCGGCACTGGACCGGATGCTGGAAACCGGGATGTCCGACGCCACCTCCTCCTGGCACCTGGGCCCGGACGGCGAGTGGACCCGGCACAGCACGGACGCGGACGGCCAGCCGCTGCGGCACGTACAGGAGACGCTCATAGACGCCCGGAGGCGCCGGCGTGGATCATCAAAACCGTAAACCGTCCACGGCGCAGACGGCGCGGCCGGACGCGGGGGACGTGCTCGGCACGTACCTGCGCGCCCAGGCCACCGCCTTCCTCCGCGCGATGCGGCTGCACGCCGAGAACGCGGGGAGCGGGGCCGCCGCCGACGCCGCCGAAGGAGGTGAGGCGGCGCGCAGCCTGCGGGGGGCTGCGCGCCGCATCGGCGGATCCCTGGCCACCTTCCGGGTGGTGACCGAGTCCTCCTGGGCCGACGCCCTGCGCACCGAACTGGTGTGGCTGTCCTCGACCCTGGCCCACGAGCACGCGTACGCGGCCCGGCTGAGCCGGCTGATGGACGCCCTGCACCGGCTGTCGGGCTCCCCGGAACTGCCCGCGCCGCGCGGCTCGGCCGGCGCGCTGACGGTGGGCTCGGCGCGGGCGGGCGCGCTGCTGGAGCGCCAGTTGACCCTGTCCCGTACGCGGGCCCATTCGGCCACCCTCCAGGCCCTCGGCTCCTCCCGCTTCCACGCGGTGGCCGATGCGGTGGCCGTGCTGGCCTCGGAGGTCCCGCTGGACGCGGTCGCGGCCCGGGGGCGGGTGAGCGAGGTACTGGCCCCGCTGGCGGCGGTGGCCGAAACCCGCCTGTCGGCGGCGGTCGCGGCGCTGCCGCCGGTCGACGGAGCCCATCCGTACAACGCGGCCCACGACGGGCTCTGGCACGAGGTACGCCGCCTGCTGCGGGTCCACCGCTACGCGCGGGAGGCCATGGGCGAGGACGTGACCCGGCCGGCGGCCGCGGGCGAGGCCCTGGACCGCCACCGCGACGCCGCCGAGGCCGCGAACGCCTCGGCGACGGCGGCCCGCACCCCGCGCATCGCGCCGGCGACCGCTTACGCCCTCGGTGTCCTGCACGCCGACCAGCGCCACGAGGTCGAGGCGGCCCGTCTGGAATTCCGGCACCTCTGGCTCCCCGAGCCGGCGGTCACACCCCGGTAACGCGCGGATAACGGATGATGACGGCTGTGTGCGAGTGGGCGGGAACGCACCGGGTCGTCCGCCACGGTTCACCATCCGTTCACTCGGCCCGGTCGGCTGCTTCACCTGTTCTGCCTAATTTCGGTGGTGCACGGAGCGAGTGGCCCGGAGGTCGAGCAGCTCAGCCGCGCACAACCGACGCAGTCCTCTTCGCACGCCGCCCCGATTCAGAAAGCGGCCGGCGGCTTCTGGAAGGAACACCCGAAAAGTGAAGCTTCAGCGCAAGAACATGCTTCGTGCCTCCGCCCTCGGTGCGCTTGTCGTGTCCGGCGCCCTGGTCCTCACGGCGTGCGGCTCGGACGACAACACCAAGACCGTCGACGGCACGGGGAAGCCCTCCGCGGCCGCCGCCGGCGACATCAAGTGCGACGACGCCAAGGGCAAGCTGCTGGCCTCCGGCTCCTCCGCGCAGAAGAACGCGATCGAGCTGTGGATCAAGAACTACATGGCCGCCTGCTCCGGCGTCGAGGTGAACTACAAGTCCTCCTCCTCCGGTGAGGGCATCGTCGCCTTCAACCAGGGCACGGTCGGTTTCGCCGGCTCCGACTCGGCGCTGAAGCCGGAGCAGGTCGAGGAGTCGAAGAAGATCTGCACCGGCGGCCAGGGCATCGACCTGCCGATGGTCGGCGGCCCCGTCGCCCTCGGCTTCAACGTCGCCGGCGTGGACAAGCTGAACCTCGACGCCGCCACGATCGCCAACATCTTCAACGACAAGATCAAGAAGTGGGACGACGAGGCGATCAAGAAGCTGAACCCCGGCGTCACGCTTCCCTCCACCGCCATCCAGGCCTTCCACCGCTCCGACGACTCGGGCACCACCGAGAACGTCACCAAGTACCTCAAGGCCGCCGCCGCCGACGCCTGGCCGCACGAGCCCGCGAAGAAGTGGGCCGCCCCGGGCGGCCAGGCCGCCTCCGGCTCCGCCGGTGTCGCCGCGCAGGTCAAGCAGGTCGACGGCGCGATCGGCTACTTCGAGCTTTCGTTCGCCAGCGCCCAGGGCATCAAGACGGTGGACCTGAACACGGGCGCCGCCGCCCCGGTCAAGGCCACCGGCGAGAACGCCTCCAAGGCCATCGCCGCCGCCAAGATCTCCGGCACCGGCTCCGACCTGGCCCTGAAGCTCGACTACGCCACCAAGGCCGAGGGCGCGTACCCGCTCGTCCTGGTCACCTACGAGGTCGTCTGCGACAAGGGCAACAAGGCCGAGACGCTCCCGACCGTGAAGTCCTTCCTGAACTACGCCGCCTCGGACGCCGGCCAGAAGGTCCTCCTCGAGAACGGCTACGCGCCGATCCCGGCCGAGATCAACGCCAAGGTCCGCGAAGTCATCACCTCGCTGAACTAGTCCCGACCTCCGAGAGCCGGTCCGCTCCCTCCCCCCGTCCGGGGACGGGGCGGACCGGCCCCGGAACCCCTTCCCCTCCACCCGGGGAAATCCGGTGCACCGCCGCCAGGGGGCCCGCCCCCCACACAGACCGGAAAGACCATGGCTTCCACCACACCCACCCAGACAGACACGGCTCCGCCTGTCATCCGGAGCGGAAGGTCCACCGGCCGCGCCGGTGACAAGATCTTCGCCGGGCTCTCCAAGGGCTCCGGCATCACGCTCCTGGTGATCATGGCGTCGATCGCCGCCTTCCTCACCTACCGCGCCACGATCGCCCTGTCGAAGAACGAGGGGAACTTCCTCACCACCTTCGACTGGAACGCGTCGGCCAACCCGCCCGTCTTCGGCATCGCCGTCCTGCTCTTCGGCACCGTCGTCAGCTCGATCATCGCGATGGCCATCGCGGTTCCGGTCGCTGTCGGCATCGCCCTCTTCATCTCGCACTACGCGCCGCGCAAGCTGGCCGCGCCCCTCGCATACGTGGTCGACCTGCTGGCCGCCGTGCCGTCGATCATCTACGGCATCTGGGGCGCCCTCTTCCTCGTCCCGCAGCTGAACGGCCTGAACCTCTGGCTCGACGAGTACCTGGGCTGGACGTACGTCTTCGACAAGACCCAGGTCGGCGTGGCCCGTTCGCTCTTCACCGTCGGCATCCTGCTCGCGATCATGATCCTGCCGATCGTGACCAGCGTCAGCCGCGAGGTCTTCCTGCAGGTCCCGCGCATGAACGAGGAGGCCGCCCTGGCCCTCGGCGCGACCCGCTGGGAGGTCGTCCGAATGTCGGTGCTGCCCTTCGGCCGCTCCGGCGTCATCTCCGCCTCCATGCTCGGCCTCGGCCGCGCCCTCGGCGAGACCATGGCCGTCGCGACCGTCCTCTCCCCGAGCTTCCTGATCTCGTTCCACGTCCTGAACCCGGGCGGCGGCACCTTCGCGCAGAACATCGCCGCGAAGTTCGACGAGGCCAACGAGTTCGGCCGGGACGCGCTGATCGCCTCCGGTCTGGTCCTCTTCCTGCTCACCCTGCTGGTCAACGGTGCAGCTCGCCTGATCATCGCTCGCCGCAAGGAATTCTCGGGGGCGAACGCCTGATGAGCCACGTACTCCAGGACCAGCGGCCCACCCGGGCCCGCAAGTCCGCAGCCCCCGCGAGCCTCACCCGGGGCGGCCTGCCCCGCTGGGCCCCCGCCGGCATCGCGGCCCTCTCGATCGCCCTCGGCTGCGGCGCCGGCCTCGTCTTCGGCCTCCACAGCAAGATCCAGTGGGGCCTGATCGCGGCCCTGCTCTTCGTCGCCATCACGTACACCGCCAGCTCGGTGATCGAGAACCGCCGCCAGGCCAAGGACCGCGTCGCGACCGCCCTCGTGTGGGTCTGCTTCGTCCTCGCGGTCATCCCGCTGCTCTCGCTGATGTGGACCACGATCAGCCGCGGCCTCGCGCTGCTGAGCGCCAACTTCCTCACGCACTCCATGAACGGCGTGACCAGCTTCGACGAGGGCGGCGGCGTCTATCACGCGCTGCTCGGCACGATTGAGCAGGTGGCCCTCGCCACCCTGATCGCGGCCCCCATCGGCCTGCTGACCGCCGTCTACCTGGTCGAGTACGGCAAGGGCCGCCTGGCCAGGTCCGTCACCTTCTTCGTCGACGTCATGACCGGCATCCCCTCCATCGTCGCGGGCCTGTTCATCCTGACGACCTGGAACCTCATGCTCGGCTTCGGCCCGTCCGGCTTCGCCGGCGCGATGGCCCTGTCGATCCTGATGATGCCCGTAGTGGTCCGCTCCACCGAGGAGATGCTCAAGCTCGTCCCGAACGAGCTGCGCGAGGCCGCCCTGGCCCTCGGTGTGCCGAAGTGGCGCGTGATCCTCAAGGTCGTGCTCCCGACCGCCATCGGCGGCATCTCCACCGGTGTGATGCTGGCCGTCGCCCGCATCGCCGGCGAGACCGCCCCGATCATGCTGCTGGTCTTCGGCTCCCAGCTGATCAACGGCAACCCCTTCGAAGGCGCCCAGTCCTCGCTCCCCCTCTACATCTGGGAGCAGTACAAGGTCGGCAGTGAAGCCTCCTACGACCGGGCATGGGCCGCAGCGCTCGTCCTGATCGCCTTCGTCATGATCCTCAATCTGGTGGCCCGCGGCATCGCCCGCTGGAAGGCCCCGAAGACCGGTCGCTGACGCGACCACATGAAAGCGAAGTGACCCCTCATGGCGAAGCGAATCGACGTCTCCGGACTGTCCGCCTTCTACGGCACCCACAAGGCCATCGATGACATCTCGATGACCGTGGAGCCCCGCTCCGTGACGGCCTTCATCGGCCCCTCCGGCTGCGGCAAGTCCACCTTCCTGCGCACCCTCAACCGCATGCACGAGGTCACCCCCGGCGGCCGCGTCGAGGGCAAGGTGCTGCTGGACGACGAGAACCTGTACGGCACCGGCGTGGACCCCGTCGCGGTCCGCCGCACCGTCGGCATGGTCTTCCAGCGCCCGAACCCCTTCCCCACCATGTCGATCTTCGACAACGTGGCGGCGGGCCTGCGGCTGAACGGCAGCTTCAAGAAGTCCGAGCTCGCGGACGTCGTCGAGAAGTCCCTCCAGGGCGCCAACCTCTGGAACGAGGTCAAGGACCGCCTGAACAAGCCCGGCTCCGGCCTCTCCGGCGGCCAGCAGCAGCGTCTGTGCATCGCCCGCGCCATCGCGGTCGAGCCCCAGGTCCTGCTGATGGACGAGCCCTGCTCGGCCCTCGACCCGATCTCCACGCTGGCGATCGAGGACCTGATCGGCGAGCTCAAGGAGCGCTTCACGATCGTCATCGTGACGCACAACATGCAGCAGGCGGCCCGCGTCTCGGACCGCACCGCCTTCTTCAACCTCTCGGCCGTCGGCCAGCCCGGCAAGCTCATAGAGCTCGACGACACGGACCGGATCTTCTCGAACCCGTCCGTGCAGGCGACCGAGGACTACATCTCGGGTCGCTTCGGCTGATCCGGGACAGCACGTCCTGCGGTGCTGCATGGCGGTGCCACCGCAAGGCGAAAGAAAGAAAAGGGCCGGCTCCCCCTGGGTGGGGGGAGCCGGCCCGCTTTCGTATCCGTTCGACGGCCTAGCCGAAGGCCAGGTTCACGATCCAGAAGCTGATCGCGGCGACCAGGGCCGCGGCCGGCATCGTGATGAACCAGCCCAGGACGATGTTCTTGGCGACGCCCCAGCGGACCGCGTTCACACGCTTCGTCGCGCCCACGCCCATGATCGCCGAGGTGATCACGTGGGTGGTGGAGATCGGCGCGTGGAAGATGAACGCCGAGCCGAACATGATCGACGCACCGGTGGTCTCCGCGGCGAAGCCCTGCGGCGGGTCCAGCTCGATGATCTTTCGGCCGAGCGTACGCATGATGCGCCAGCCACCCGCGTACGTACCCAGCGACAGCATCACGGCACACGCGATCTTGACCCAGATCGGGATCGGCGCGTCGGCCGTCTGCACGTCGGCGATGACCAGGGCCATCACGACGATGCCCATCGTCTTCTGCGCGTCCTGGAGGCCGTGACCGAGCGCCATGGCGGCCGCCGACACCGTCTGCGCGATGCGGAAGCCGTGCTTGGCCTTGTGCGGGTTCGACCGGCGGAACATCCACAGGATGGCGACCATCACCAGGTAACCCGCGACCAGACCCACGACCGGCGAGACGAACATGGGGATGACGACCTTGTCGACCACACCGCCCCACAGCACCTCGGTGCCGCCGGCCAGCGCCGCGCCCACCATGCCGCCGAAGAGGGCGTGCGAGGAGGACGAGGGCAGGCCGAAGTACCAGGTGATCAGGTTCCACACGATCGCGCCGACCAGCGCCGCGAACAGGATCCACATGCCCGTGCTGCCGTGGGGCGTCTCGATCAGGCCCTGGCTGACCGTCTTGGCCACGCCGCTGCCCAGGAAGGCACCGGCGAGGTTCATCACGGCGGCCATCGCCAGCGCCGCGCGCGGCGTCAGCGCCCGCGTCGAGACGGACGTCGCGATCGCGTTCGCCGAGTCGTGAAAGCCGTTCGTATACGTAAAGCCGAGCGCGACACCGATGGTGACGATCAGCGCAAAGGTGTCCACGTGGTTCAGGACTCCTTGACCGCGATGGTCTCCACCGTGTTCGCAACGTGCTCGAACGCGTCGGCCGCCTCTTCGAGCACGTCGACGATCTGCTTGAGCTTCAGCACCTCGATGGCGTCGTACTTGCCGTTGAAGAGCTGGGCGAGCAGCTTGCGGTGGATCTGGTCGGCCTGGTTCTCGAGGCGGTTGACCTCGATCCAGTACTCGGTCAGGTTGTCCATCGTCCGCAGGTGGGGCATGGCCTCGGCGGTCAGCTCGGCCGCGCGCGCCAGCACCTCGATCTGCTGCTCGACACCCTTGGGGAGCTCCTCCACGTTGTAGAGGACGACGAGGTCGACGGCCTCCTCCATGAAGTCCATGATGTCGTCGAGCGACGAGGCCAGGTTGTAGATGTCCTCGCGGTCGAACGGCGTGATGAAGGAGGAGTTCAGCTGGTGGAAGATCGCGTGAGTGGCGTCGTCCCCCGCGTGCTCCGCTGCCCGCATCCGCTCCGCGATCTCGACCCGGGCGGAGGAGTCCGCTCCGAGCAGTTCCATCAGGAGCTTGGAGCCCGTGACGATGTTGTCCGCGGATGCGGCGAACATGTCGTAGAAGCTCGTCTCCCTGGGGGTCAGACGAAATCGCACGTGAGGTCCTCGGGGTGCATTGGATTCGGTCAGGCTGATGCTAGGCGCATCCCCCGGCCACGGCTAACCGGCCGTTCACCAGTGTCCTCCATCGGGCAGAGTGAGGACCACGGACCCCTGCCGCGGGCGGCGAGGCCCAGTACCCTATACCCATGAGGGGTATGCGCCATGCATGCACCCCATCGTTCCGGACCACGGGAGGAACCTATGACCACCATCGAGGCGGAGGGCTCCGGAGCCGAGTCCGGCACGGCCGCTCCCGCAGCCGTCCACGGCTATCACCACCAGAAGGACGAGCACCTCAAGCGGCTGCGCCGGATCGAGGGCCAGATCCGCGGCCTCCAGCGGCTCGTCGACGAGGACGTCTACTGCATCGACATACTCACCCAGGTCTCCGCGAGCACCAAGGCGCTGCAGTCCTTCGCGCTCCAGCTGCTGGAGGAGCACCTGCGCCACTGCGTGGCCGACGCGGCGGTCAAGGGCGGCACGGAGATCGACGCCAAGGTCGAAGAGGCCACCAAGGCCATCGCCCGCCTCCTGCGCACCTGACGGCGCCCGCGGTGCGCCGACCCGGCCCCGCCGGCGCTCCGGGGCGGGGTCCGGGGCTGAGTCCGGGGGCGGGGTCCGGGGCCGAGTCCGGGGGCGGAGCCCCGCATCGGCCGCCGCTCGGGCAGTCGGCAGTCGGCAGTCGGCAGTCGGCAGTCGGCAGTCGGCAGTCGGGGGACTAGTGCCCGAGCAGGACCTCGTCGATACGGTCCAGGCTCAGCCGGTCCTCCACCGCCGCCGAGGCCGCGATGATCAGCTCGCCGCACAGCTCGATCTCGGCGAGCGCCACGTGGTCCTGCACCGTCGTACCGCCTGCGGGAGTCACGCGTGTCACCTCAATCTGCCACCGGCCACCGGCCGTCATCGGTCATGCCGCACCATTCGCCGGCGCCCGGCTTCTCAGCGTAGGGAGGCCGCGCCTCCCCCCGCATGACACGGATGGACCATTTCCGGATACCGGGTCATGGCCCGATCGCGCCGCCCGTTCCCCGCCCGGCTCACTGATCGGCGATCTTCCCGGCGTAAATGTCCCCGTTCGCCGGCAATACGACGGTCACCGGCGTCCCGAATCCGTACAGCAGCGTGGTCGACGACACATCGATCACGCCATTGTTGACGTACGTGAAGCGGTGCCTGACCTTCCGCAACCGCCCCTCCTCGTCGAGGTAGGCGTCGAACGGCACCGTGTCCGTGCTGAACCCTTTCGCCGCCGCCTCCAGCGCCCCCCGCACCTCCGGCGACGCCATCCCCGCGGCCCGCCCGATGTCGGTGGTTCCCCGGTAGTGCCGCACCTTGGTGCCCGCCACGTCGGTCTCCCCCACGTACGTCACCCCCTGCGCGCCCCGCAGCAGCTCGGCCGCGACCACCGGATCGGTGGCCCCGCCCGTGACGAGGTTCCCGTCGCCCAGGGCCGTCGTGTCGACACGGACCCACTTGTCGTCCGGAACGCCCGCTCCGCGGTTCTTCATGTACAGCGCGCCGGGCACGAGCAGCTCGGTGATGGGCCGGTGCTCGGCCTTGCCCTTCACATCGGCCGGGAGCATCACCAGGAGCTGGCCCATCCGGTTCCTGAAGTCGACCCCGCCCTCGCCGCGGATCGTCACCCGGGTCCCGCCGGTGGCCATCTCCATGGCCGTACGGGCCCGGGCGCTGCCGGCCCTCACCAGCGCGTCGGCGGCCCCGCGGACCACTGCCGCCGGGTCCGCCGGAGGCCGGCCGTCGTTACCGTCGCCCGCGCACCCGCTCATCGCCGTCACCGCCAGCGTGACGCCGGCGGCGAGCACCGCCTCACCCGCACGCCCGCGCCGCCGCCTGTGCTGGTGATCCACCATCGCCTGCCAACCCCCAACGCATGACCGCTGCTTGCCCGAGGCCCCCACCCGCTCCGTTTAACGAGGTCCGGGGTTTCCCGTCACGGGGGCGCACCCTCCCCGCGCGCCGCCCGTCCCGGTACCGTGGTGGGTGTGGAACCGCACACCGAAGCGACCCTGGTCCCTCCGCTTGACTCCCTGCCGCTCCAGCGGCCGCACGCGCAGCCGGAGCCGCCGGCCGGCCACACCACATCCACCGCCGACCGCGGATCGTTCTGCCTGGCCGTCTGCACCTGCGGCTGGCGCGGCCCGGCCCGCCGCTCCCGCGACCTGGCCCGCAGGGACGCCACCGACCACACCGCCGCCTAGGTCCTGTCGGCAAAGTCCCCCCTGGCCCGTGGCGCCCGGCACCGCGGGCCCGACCGGCGCTCCTTCGACGACAGGACCTAGCCCGTTCGGACGGCCCGGCTGGCCCGGGCGCACGACAGCGGATGCCCTTGACTCATGTCAGGATCCGCAGTCCGCCTCGCGGCCCTCCTCTGGGCCCTGCTCTTCGCGTTCGCCCCGGCCGCCGCGGCCTGGGCCAGACCCGTGGGCTCGGCGGACAGCCCGGCGGACGTGGCCCTGGCCATCGGGCTCACCTGCACCGCGGCCGCGGTCACCTGCTGGTGGCTGCGCTCGAAGTACCGTCGTGACGCCGACGGCGGTGATCCGTGACGCCCCGGACCCGAAGCCGGACAGGGCCCCGGGCGCGGCCCCGGACCCGGCCGACGGCGGTGCGGATGTGCTTCGGGGCTGCGGGACTGTGCCTGCTGACGGCCGCACTGCTCGCCGTCTGGCACGCGTACGGCCGGACCTGAGAGCCCGTACCGCCCGTGTCAGGCGGCGAGGTCGCTCTCGTGCGGACGCTGCCCCGCGGGCGGGGTCTGCGCCTGCGGGAGCCCGACCGGCCGGGGCAGCCCGCGCCCCTTGGCCCGTACGAGCCGGCCGAAGCGGCGGGAGCGGGCCACCGCCCGCACCAGCGGGGTGAGCGCGGCCATCGCGAGCGGCGCGAGCAGGAGCACCACTGCGGTGCCGAGCGCGAGGCCGCCGATGACGTCGGTCGGGTAGTGGATGCCCATGTAGACGCGGGAGAAGCCCTCGGCGAAGGCCAGCCCGATCCCCAGGACGCCGAGCCGCCGGTTCGCCACGAACAGGCCCACGCCCAGGGCCATCGCGAGGGTGGTGTGGCCGCTGACGAAGGAGAACTCGGTGCGCCCGAGACCGGAGCCGAAGCCGGGATCGAGCACCTGGAGGCCCTCGTGCTGCATGAACGGCCGCGGCCGGCCGACGAATTCGCGCAGCGGCACATTCACGAGCAGGGCCAGAACGGCTGCCAGCGGGGCCCACACGAGCGCGGCGAAGGACTCGGCGGCGGCGGGCTCGTCCTGCCGGCGCGCTCCGCGCCAGCACCACAGGACCAGGAGCACCAGGGCCAGCAGGATTCCGTATTCACCGGCCAGGCTCACGGCCCGGTCGATCCACGCCGGAGCGTGCCGTGCCGCTCCGTTGATCTCGTACAGCAGGCTGACATCCACGTTCGGCCCACCTGTTGTGAGTCCAGCCATGGTGATGCGGCCCCTTGCCCTTGCCGTGGTTCCCCTGCGGGACGCACCCGTGTGTGCGCCCCTCCGCCCCCACTTGATCAACCCC is drawn from Streptomyces sp. NBC_01232 and contains these coding sequences:
- a CDS encoding CHAD domain-containing protein — its product is MDHQNRKPSTAQTARPDAGDVLGTYLRAQATAFLRAMRLHAENAGSGAAADAAEGGEAARSLRGAARRIGGSLATFRVVTESSWADALRTELVWLSSTLAHEHAYAARLSRLMDALHRLSGSPELPAPRGSAGALTVGSARAGALLERQLTLSRTRAHSATLQALGSSRFHAVADAVAVLASEVPLDAVAARGRVSEVLAPLAAVAETRLSAAVAALPPVDGAHPYNAAHDGLWHEVRRLLRVHRYAREAMGEDVTRPAAAGEALDRHRDAAEAANASATAARTPRIAPATAYALGVLHADQRHEVEAARLEFRHLWLPEPAVTPR
- the pstS gene encoding phosphate ABC transporter substrate-binding protein PstS, with translation MKLQRKNMLRASALGALVVSGALVLTACGSDDNTKTVDGTGKPSAAAAGDIKCDDAKGKLLASGSSAQKNAIELWIKNYMAACSGVEVNYKSSSSGEGIVAFNQGTVGFAGSDSALKPEQVEESKKICTGGQGIDLPMVGGPVALGFNVAGVDKLNLDAATIANIFNDKIKKWDDEAIKKLNPGVTLPSTAIQAFHRSDDSGTTENVTKYLKAAAADAWPHEPAKKWAAPGGQAASGSAGVAAQVKQVDGAIGYFELSFASAQGIKTVDLNTGAAAPVKATGENASKAIAAAKISGTGSDLALKLDYATKAEGAYPLVLVTYEVVCDKGNKAETLPTVKSFLNYAASDAGQKVLLENGYAPIPAEINAKVREVITSLN
- the pstC gene encoding phosphate ABC transporter permease subunit PstC, with the translated sequence MASTTPTQTDTAPPVIRSGRSTGRAGDKIFAGLSKGSGITLLVIMASIAAFLTYRATIALSKNEGNFLTTFDWNASANPPVFGIAVLLFGTVVSSIIAMAIAVPVAVGIALFISHYAPRKLAAPLAYVVDLLAAVPSIIYGIWGALFLVPQLNGLNLWLDEYLGWTYVFDKTQVGVARSLFTVGILLAIMILPIVTSVSREVFLQVPRMNEEAALALGATRWEVVRMSVLPFGRSGVISASMLGLGRALGETMAVATVLSPSFLISFHVLNPGGGTFAQNIAAKFDEANEFGRDALIASGLVLFLLTLLVNGAARLIIARRKEFSGANA
- the pstA gene encoding phosphate ABC transporter permease PstA; translation: MSHVLQDQRPTRARKSAAPASLTRGGLPRWAPAGIAALSIALGCGAGLVFGLHSKIQWGLIAALLFVAITYTASSVIENRRQAKDRVATALVWVCFVLAVIPLLSLMWTTISRGLALLSANFLTHSMNGVTSFDEGGGVYHALLGTIEQVALATLIAAPIGLLTAVYLVEYGKGRLARSVTFFVDVMTGIPSIVAGLFILTTWNLMLGFGPSGFAGAMALSILMMPVVVRSTEEMLKLVPNELREAALALGVPKWRVILKVVLPTAIGGISTGVMLAVARIAGETAPIMLLVFGSQLINGNPFEGAQSSLPLYIWEQYKVGSEASYDRAWAAALVLIAFVMILNLVARGIARWKAPKTGR
- the pstB gene encoding phosphate ABC transporter ATP-binding protein PstB, with amino-acid sequence MAKRIDVSGLSAFYGTHKAIDDISMTVEPRSVTAFIGPSGCGKSTFLRTLNRMHEVTPGGRVEGKVLLDDENLYGTGVDPVAVRRTVGMVFQRPNPFPTMSIFDNVAAGLRLNGSFKKSELADVVEKSLQGANLWNEVKDRLNKPGSGLSGGQQQRLCIARAIAVEPQVLLMDEPCSALDPISTLAIEDLIGELKERFTIVIVTHNMQQAARVSDRTAFFNLSAVGQPGKLIELDDTDRIFSNPSVQATEDYISGRFG
- a CDS encoding inorganic phosphate transporter encodes the protein MDTFALIVTIGVALGFTYTNGFHDSANAIATSVSTRALTPRAALAMAAVMNLAGAFLGSGVAKTVSQGLIETPHGSTGMWILFAALVGAIVWNLITWYFGLPSSSSHALFGGMVGAALAGGTEVLWGGVVDKVVIPMFVSPVVGLVAGYLVMVAILWMFRRSNPHKAKHGFRIAQTVSAAAMALGHGLQDAQKTMGIVVMALVIADVQTADAPIPIWVKIACAVMLSLGTYAGGWRIMRTLGRKIIELDPPQGFAAETTGASIMFGSAFIFHAPISTTHVITSAIMGVGATKRVNAVRWGVAKNIVLGWFITMPAAALVAAISFWIVNLAFG
- a CDS encoding DUF47 domain-containing protein, yielding MRFRLTPRETSFYDMFAASADNIVTGSKLLMELLGADSSARVEIAERMRAAEHAGDDATHAIFHQLNSSFITPFDREDIYNLASSLDDIMDFMEEAVDLVVLYNVEELPKGVEQQIEVLARAAELTAEAMPHLRTMDNLTEYWIEVNRLENQADQIHRKLLAQLFNGKYDAIEVLKLKQIVDVLEEAADAFEHVANTVETIAVKES
- a CDS encoding metal-sensitive transcriptional regulator; protein product: MTTIEAEGSGAESGTAAPAAVHGYHHQKDEHLKRLRRIEGQIRGLQRLVDEDVYCIDILTQVSASTKALQSFALQLLEEHLRHCVADAAVKGGTEIDAKVEEATKAIARLLRT
- a CDS encoding phosphatase PAP2 family protein produces the protein MAGLTTGGPNVDVSLLYEINGAARHAPAWIDRAVSLAGEYGILLALVLLVLWCWRGARRQDEPAAAESFAALVWAPLAAVLALLVNVPLREFVGRPRPFMQHEGLQVLDPGFGSGLGRTEFSFVSGHTTLAMALGVGLFVANRRLGVLGIGLAFAEGFSRVYMGIHYPTDVIGGLALGTAVVLLLAPLAMAALTPLVRAVARSRRFGRLVRAKGRGLPRPVGLPQAQTPPAGQRPHESDLAA